In Scytonema millei VB511283, the genomic stretch ACTAGGCACCAGTCACCAGTCACTAGTCACGCACCACTCTCTTACGCTTCGATGACTACGCGCAGGTTACCGCGTTTTTTGACCACGCGACAGGCAGTCGTATTGCCAGCACGCTCGAATTCTAGATCGAGTAAGGTAGGACCGACACGTAGATTGTGTATGGATAGACGATTGATGGAGTCTGGTAAAGCCGGATCGATGACCCGCAAGCAATTATTTGGGGCATCAGGTACGAGATTGATAATTGTTTGCAATAACTGAAAAATGGTTCCCGTTGCCCATGCTTGAGGAGAACAAGCCACGGGATACTGGACGGGAGCGCGATCGCCATTGCGCTCGTAGCCGCAGAAAAGCTCTGGTGGGCGCTGGTAGGGTTGCTGAAGTGTCATATCGAATAACCCTTGAAATACGTCCAAAGCTTGATCCACTAGCCCGAGCGATCGCAGTCCCAGCACGATCAGAGAATTATCGTGAGGCCAGACCGAACCGAGATGGTAGCCCATCGGATTATAGGCAGGGGATAAACTGCTTAAAGTGCGAATTCCCCAACCGTTAAACATATCTGGCGCTCGGAGCCGTTCGGCAACGCTGTAAGCTTTTTCAGGTGTAAAAATGCCTAGATGCAAACAATGCCCGGGATTAGAGGTAATACTATCTACTGGTTTGCCTTCCCCATCCAACGCCAATGCGCAGAAATCTTGGTCAGACAGCCAAAAATCGCGATTAAATCGAACTTTCAGCTCTCTGGCTTCATCCTGCCACTTTTCGGCAAGATCGAGCCGCTTCTTCATCTGAGCAATTTCTGCCAGTCGCACTTTTGCGGCGTAGACATAAGCCTGCACTTCGCATAGAGCGATCGCCCCCGTTGCGAGTTCTCCTTGACGATTAACGATACAATCGCCAGAATCCTTCCAACCTTGATTGGCTAAACCTCCGCGTGACTTGCGAAAGTAGGATAAATATCCCGTTGGCTTGAGGCGGCGATCGATCCAATCCATTGCGGCTAAAGCATTTGACCACAAACGATCTAGGGTTTCTAAGTCGTGAGTCCAGGCAAAGTATTCGGCATAGAGCATTAACCACAAAGGAGTAGCATCGATCGTACCGTAATAAGGCGTATGGGGGATTTCCTGGCAGCGCGCCATTTCTCCCATGCGAATTTCATGTAGAATTTTGCCTGGTTCTTCTTCCCGCCATTCGTCCTCAGTTTTGCCTTGATAAGCTGCGAGTAAAATTAGAGTTTCGCGGGCGATCGACGGATTTAACATTAAAGTTTGAGCTGCCGCAATCAGCGAATCTCGTCCGAATAGAGTAGAAAACCAAGGTACGCCAGCGGAAACAGTTTTATACTTACCAAAAGATTGCCGTAGCAAATACATGTCTTGCTCGGCTCGCTCGACGATATGGTTGAAATCAGCCTTATCAGAGCGAATTCGCGTGCTTTGTTGACACCAGTGCAGTTCCTCTGAGTCTTCTGCTGCTCTTGCTTGGACTAATGTATTGGGAGCGTTAACGGTAGAAGCCGAGCGATCGTTGATTGTCATTGACAATCGATAACCGAGCTTTTTGGTTTCGTGCGAAGCCAAGTCTAGCTGCCAAATTGCCGTATAGCCTTTGAATGAATCTGGCTGAGTGTGTTGGAACTGCAACCGCGATTCCATGATGGAATTATCTAAACCCTGATAAGCAAGGGTGAGTGTTTCTGGTAGTTGGGAGTCGGGAGTCGGGAGTCGGGAGTCGGGAGTCGGGAATGAGAGTGGTGCGCGATCTAATTGCGACTTGCGACTTGCTTCCTCAAATCCATCAACTCTGTTGTCCCTCTGTCTTCTTCCATCTACTGCAGCAAGCCGTAGCAGTTTACCGCGCTTTTCTCGATTGAAGCCGCGAATTTCAAATAAATCGACAAAATCGGCATCAAAGCTCAGGCTAATAGCAACGCTGACGGCACTCGTACTGTAGTTGGAAATTTCTATTTCTTCAAATAGCGCTCCATTCAAAACTAATTCGCGACGAATGCCCAAGGTGTCAGCTTTTAAGCGATTATCTACTGTAGGATTCGTACATAAGACGGAAAGGGAAAATCCTTTATCGGCAGTACTGCTGAGTAAAACAGGCGATCGCCCCTCAATCTGTAATTCTAAGCGACTCAGAAAGCGGCTATCGCAGCAAAATAACCCCATGCTAGCTGCACTATCATCGCTATAACAGCCGCCAGCAATATTTCCTAGCGTATCTGTCACCAAAAATAGATCGTCGTCTT encodes the following:
- a CDS encoding amylo-alpha-1,6-glucosidase; translated protein: MTLDTIATQDRLEISGRVFVPAEQLPIPEWPCVLSERPQPTLTIKDDDLFLVTDTLGNIAGGCYSDDSAASMGLFCCDSRFLSRLELQIEGRSPVLLSSTADKGFSLSVLCTNPTVDNRLKADTLGIRRELVLNGALFEEIEISNYSTSAVSVAISLSFDADFVDLFEIRGFNREKRGKLLRLAAVDGRRQRDNRVDGFEEASRKSQLDRAPLSFPTPDSRLPTPDSQLPETLTLAYQGLDNSIMESRLQFQHTQPDSFKGYTAIWQLDLASHETKKLGYRLSMTINDRSASTVNAPNTLVQARAAEDSEELHWCQQSTRIRSDKADFNHIVERAEQDMYLLRQSFGKYKTVSAGVPWFSTLFGRDSLIAAAQTLMLNPSIARETLILLAAYQGKTEDEWREEEPGKILHEIRMGEMARCQEIPHTPYYGTIDATPLWLMLYAEYFAWTHDLETLDRLWSNALAAMDWIDRRLKPTGYLSYFRKSRGGLANQGWKDSGDCIVNRQGELATGAIALCEVQAYVYAAKVRLAEIAQMKKRLDLAEKWQDEARELKVRFNRDFWLSDQDFCALALDGEGKPVDSITSNPGHCLHLGIFTPEKAYSVAERLRAPDMFNGWGIRTLSSLSPAYNPMGYHLGSVWPHDNSLIVLGLRSLGLVDQALDVFQGLFDMTLQQPYQRPPELFCGYERNGDRAPVQYPVACSPQAWATGTIFQLLQTIINLVPDAPNNCLRVIDPALPDSINRLSIHNLRVGPTLLDLEFERAGNTTACRVVKKRGNLRVVIEA